A window of Clostridium sp. Marseille-P299 contains these coding sequences:
- a CDS encoding Gfo/Idh/MocA family protein: MINIAILGAGRIAKSMAKTVNGMKEANLYGIASRTIEKALEFAEEFHIEHAYGSYEEMVKDPNIDLVYIATPHSHHYEYSMLCLEHGKHVLCEKAFTANAKQAKEVLSFAKEKGLLITEAIWSRYMPMAKTIKDLIVDGVIGEVHTLHSDFGARNFNVPRMSKPELAGGALLDLGIYPLTFAAITFGLDIEDIKTTAILNEYGVDAQHSIILKYKDNKLATLNSSMLSKMESRAVVYGSEGYFVVKGMTNYESIEIYNNANELIKTIHRPEQITGYEYEVLAAIKAIKDGELECPQMPHDETIRMMEFMDQLRKMWGVHYPFD; encoded by the coding sequence ATGATTAATATAGCAATATTAGGCGCAGGTAGAATTGCAAAATCAATGGCAAAAACTGTGAATGGGATGAAGGAAGCAAACCTTTATGGAATCGCTTCTAGAACCATTGAAAAAGCATTAGAATTTGCAGAAGAATTTCATATTGAGCATGCTTACGGTTCATATGAAGAAATGGTTAAGGACCCGAATATTGATTTGGTTTATATTGCAACTCCACATTCTCATCATTACGAATATTCGATGCTTTGCCTAGAGCATGGTAAACATGTTTTATGTGAAAAAGCGTTTACGGCAAATGCAAAGCAGGCAAAAGAAGTACTTTCATTTGCAAAAGAGAAAGGTCTTCTAATCACAGAAGCTATTTGGTCTCGTTATATGCCAATGGCTAAAACAATTAAAGATCTAATCGTAGATGGTGTAATTGGAGAGGTACACACCTTGCACTCTGATTTTGGCGCTAGGAATTTCAATGTACCAAGAATGAGTAAACCAGAGCTTGCAGGAGGGGCACTTCTTGACTTGGGAATATATCCTCTTACCTTTGCAGCGATAACTTTTGGGCTTGATATAGAGGATATTAAAACTACAGCAATTCTAAATGAGTATGGGGTTGATGCACAGCATAGTATTATTTTAAAATATAAGGATAATAAGTTAGCAACTCTAAATAGTTCGATGTTAAGTAAAATGGAATCAAGAGCCGTAGTATATGGTTCGGAAGGATATTTCGTAGTTAAGGGCATGACAAATTACGAAAGCATTGAAATTTATAATAACGCAAATGAACTTATTAAGACAATACATCGTCCAGAGCAAATCACAGGCTATGAATACGAGGTGTTAGCTGCTATTAAAGCAATCAAAGATGGAGAACTAGAGTGTCCTCAGATGCCACATGACGAAACAATTCGTATGATGGAGTTTATGGATCAATTACGAAAAATGTGGGGAGTTCATTACCCATTTGACTAA
- a CDS encoding CD3324 family protein, which yields MSYVKAADILPDEIIELIQSYVDGECIYIPRKAERKKAWGENTKSKEMIIIRNTEIFQAYMEGVSVQELSEKYYLSIKSIKGIISRIKKENS from the coding sequence ATGAGCTATGTAAAAGCAGCAGATATATTGCCAGATGAGATTATAGAATTAATTCAATCCTACGTGGATGGAGAATGTATATATATTCCAAGAAAAGCAGAACGAAAAAAAGCATGGGGTGAAAATACCAAAAGCAAGGAAATGATTATAATAAGAAATACCGAGATATTTCAAGCCTATATGGAAGGGGTTTCGGTGCAAGAGCTTTCAGAGAAATATTACTTATCTATAAAAAGCATCAAAGGAATAATATCTAGAATTAAAAAAGAAAATAGTTAA
- a CDS encoding response regulator transcription factor encodes MESLKILVVDDESRMRKLVKDFLSRNNYDVIEAENGEAAVDIFFEQKDIALIILDVMMPKMDGWQVCREIRQYSKVPIIMLTAKSDEKDELLGFELGVDEYISKPFSPKILVARVEAILRRTNQQEEGVIEVGGILIDKAAHQVKIDNNNVDLSVKEFELLYYFVMNKGVALSREKILNNVWNYDYFGDARTIDTHVKKLRSKMGDKGDYIKTIWGMGYKFEVE; translated from the coding sequence ATGGAATCATTAAAAATATTAGTTGTTGACGATGAAAGTAGAATGCGAAAATTAGTTAAAGACTTCTTATCACGCAATAATTACGATGTGATTGAAGCTGAAAATGGTGAGGCTGCAGTTGATATTTTCTTTGAACAAAAGGATATTGCATTAATTATATTAGATGTTATGATGCCTAAAATGGATGGATGGCAGGTTTGCAGAGAAATTCGCCAGTATTCTAAGGTACCGATTATTATGTTAACTGCAAAAAGCGATGAAAAAGATGAGTTGTTAGGGTTTGAACTTGGCGTTGATGAATACATTTCTAAACCATTTAGTCCGAAAATCTTAGTTGCTAGAGTAGAAGCAATTCTTCGAAGAACCAACCAACAAGAAGAGGGAGTAATAGAAGTCGGAGGAATACTCATTGATAAAGCAGCACATCAAGTAAAAATTGATAATAATAACGTAGATCTAAGCGTTAAGGAATTTGAATTACTTTATTATTTTGTTATGAATAAAGGGGTTGCATTATCTAGAGAAAAGATTTTGAATAATGTTTGGAATTATGACTACTTTGGAGATGCTAGAACAATAGATACGCATGTAAAGAAACTACGTAGCAAAATGGGCGACAAAGGGGATTATATCAAGACGATTTGGGGTATGGGATATAAGTTTGAGGTAGAATAA
- a CDS encoding putative ABC transporter permease: MFLKTLCKYIVLYLIGGLIYITLEILYKGDSHWSMVVVGGLAFLLCGLINKGLDCTLPLWQQGIIGGALITLLELIAGIIINIILKLDVWDYTNYKLNFLGQICVPFSILWCLLAIVAIVVNNYIRYFLFGESKPHYRLGGLN; encoded by the coding sequence ATGTTTTTGAAAACATTGTGTAAGTATATTGTTCTTTATCTAATTGGTGGTTTGATTTACATAACACTTGAAATCTTATATAAAGGTGATAGTCATTGGAGTATGGTAGTTGTTGGTGGATTGGCCTTTCTTCTATGTGGCCTTATAAACAAAGGACTTGATTGTACCTTACCGCTTTGGCAACAAGGAATCATCGGCGGAGCACTTATTACGTTATTAGAATTAATAGCTGGGATTATTATAAATATTATCTTAAAATTAGATGTTTGGGATTATACGAATTATAAATTAAATTTTCTTGGCCAAATATGTGTACCATTTTCTATACTTTGGTGTCTATTAGCTATTGTTGCAATTGTAGTAAATAATTATATCAGATATTTTCTTTTTGGGGAGAGTAAACCTCATTATAGATTGGGGGGATTAAATTAA
- a CDS encoding AraC family transcriptional regulator, which translates to MREVIFEEFLDSLKIERVILNNEQSMPSNYFPDEYEIYYLLNGEGNLFIEKETYNIKKGSLVLINKGQVHKISFSKGTLYERIWIQSKEQEFQLLFAIGEKESQNLDHYFTKFHGVFELNEKEQKHVESILYEIAEEIRKKDSGYQWMAYVKLIEFFIFIIRRKSSIDLKNDKTLSPRHEKVEEIAEFITRNFNTEQSLEQLSEQFGVNKNYLSRVFKETTGFTVAEYVNLQRMKKSRELLLDKSISIKEVSALLGYESITYFGRIFKRYMGITPLKYRNKMLLQKQ; encoded by the coding sequence ATGAGGGAAGTTATCTTTGAGGAATTTCTGGATAGTTTAAAAATAGAGCGAGTGATTCTTAATAATGAGCAATCTATGCCAAGCAATTATTTTCCCGATGAGTATGAAATTTATTATTTGTTGAATGGAGAAGGCAATTTATTTATTGAGAAAGAAACATATAATATTAAAAAAGGAAGTTTAGTACTAATAAATAAAGGGCAAGTACATAAAATAAGTTTTTCTAAGGGCACTTTGTATGAACGCATATGGATACAATCAAAAGAGCAGGAATTTCAACTACTTTTTGCGATTGGTGAAAAAGAATCTCAAAACTTAGATCATTATTTTACTAAATTTCATGGAGTATTTGAGTTAAATGAAAAAGAGCAAAAGCATGTGGAATCTATTTTGTATGAAATTGCGGAGGAGATTAGAAAAAAGGATAGTGGATATCAATGGATGGCATATGTTAAACTCATCGAGTTCTTTATTTTTATTATACGAAGAAAGAGTAGTATCGACCTGAAAAATGATAAGACCTTATCTCCAAGACATGAAAAAGTAGAAGAAATAGCAGAATTCATAACTCGTAATTTTAACACAGAACAATCCTTAGAACAATTATCAGAGCAATTTGGTGTAAATAAAAATTATTTAAGCAGAGTATTTAAAGAAACCACAGGATTTACTGTGGCAGAATATGTGAATTTACAAAGGATGAAAAAATCACGAGAACTTTTATTAGACAAGTCGATTTCAATCAAGGAAGTTTCCGCATTGCTTGGTTATGAAAGTATTACTTATTTTGGGCGCATTTTTAAACGCTACATGGGAATCACTCCTTTAAAATACCGTAATAAAATGCTATTACAAAAGCAGTAA
- a CDS encoding SagB/ThcOx family dehydrogenase, producing MDDKLNHKILQLREVMKAYTSLDEDYISDQNAGIMQPPLEKPAYGIETIDLTTEFEHVIKNNDFLKILTTRKSRRKYEDTKLTLDELSFLLWSTQGVKKVIGRERKATIRTVPSAGARHPFETYLFIKNVEGLKPGLYHYLAIEHKLEFLKAFENMEEKLSKAFLGQDFFGNAPISILWTVTPYRSEWRYTTKAQKYSLIDVGHVCQNLYLACEAIGCGTCAIGAYEQELADELLELDTTPSFSKENEFVVYAASVGKVAQDD from the coding sequence ATGGATGATAAATTAAATCATAAAATATTACAATTAAGAGAAGTAATGAAAGCATATACTTCTTTAGATGAGGATTATATCAGCGATCAAAATGCTGGAATAATGCAACCTCCATTAGAGAAACCTGCATATGGGATAGAAACAATCGATTTAACGACAGAATTTGAACATGTTATAAAAAATAATGATTTTTTAAAGATTCTTACTACAAGAAAAAGTAGAAGAAAGTATGAAGATACAAAATTAACATTAGATGAATTATCTTTTTTATTATGGTCAACACAAGGCGTTAAAAAAGTAATTGGTAGAGAAAGAAAAGCAACCATACGTACAGTACCATCCGCTGGCGCAAGACATCCATTTGAGACATATCTTTTTATAAAAAATGTAGAAGGGCTTAAGCCAGGTTTATATCATTATTTAGCGATTGAACATAAATTAGAATTTTTAAAAGCATTTGAAAATATGGAAGAAAAACTTTCAAAAGCTTTTCTAGGTCAAGACTTTTTTGGAAATGCACCAATTTCTATTCTTTGGACGGTAACGCCGTATCGTTCCGAATGGCGTTATACTACAAAAGCACAAAAGTATTCATTGATCGATGTTGGACATGTTTGCCAGAATTTATATTTAGCTTGCGAAGCAATTGGTTGTGGAACATGTGCAATTGGTGCTTATGAGCAAGAACTTGCAGATGAATTATTAGAGCTTGATACAACTCCATCATTCTCAAAAGAAAATGAATTTGTTGTTTATGCAGCATCCGTAGGAAAGGTGGCACAAGATGATTAA
- a CDS encoding 2-hydroxyacid dehydrogenase, with amino-acid sequence MEKISFFDTKSYDRTYFDKLKDKYGFEIEYFEEKLNSKTAIMANGSDAVVAFVNDTIDKDTIEVLDSLGIKIIGMRCAGYNNVDFEAAYNKIHVVSVPAYSPYAVAEFAMGMLLTLNRKYHRAFNRTREFNFNLEGLAGFDIHGKTIGVVGTGRIGQAFISLCSGFGANIIAYDPYPNKNLDVHYVTFEELCKQSDIISLHCPLTKDTYHLINKESIANMKDGVYIINTSRGALIESESLLEAVKQLKVGAAGLDVYEEEADLFFEDFSSSIIQDDTLARLISMPNILVTSHQAFLTAEALSNIAETTLHNLRDYFDNKPLPNEICYNCIKATTCKKDHKERCF; translated from the coding sequence ATGGAGAAGATTAGCTTCTTTGATACGAAATCTTATGATCGTACGTATTTTGATAAACTAAAAGATAAATATGGATTCGAAATCGAGTATTTCGAAGAAAAATTAAATAGTAAAACAGCGATTATGGCCAATGGTAGTGATGCTGTTGTAGCTTTCGTAAATGATACAATCGATAAAGATACAATTGAAGTACTTGATTCCTTGGGTATAAAAATTATTGGCATGCGATGTGCAGGATATAACAATGTGGATTTTGAAGCTGCTTATAATAAAATACATGTAGTAAGTGTACCGGCATACTCCCCCTATGCAGTAGCAGAATTTGCAATGGGAATGTTACTTACTTTAAATCGAAAATATCATCGTGCATTTAACCGTACAAGAGAATTTAATTTTAATCTTGAAGGATTAGCAGGTTTCGATATTCATGGTAAAACCATTGGTGTCGTAGGTACTGGGCGTATTGGTCAGGCTTTTATAAGTTTGTGTTCAGGTTTTGGAGCGAATATCATAGCGTATGACCCTTACCCAAATAAAAATCTAGATGTGCATTATGTGACCTTTGAAGAATTGTGTAAACAATCGGATATCATTTCACTACATTGCCCATTAACAAAAGATACCTACCATCTAATCAATAAAGAAAGTATTGCGAATATGAAAGATGGCGTATATATAATTAATACATCAAGAGGTGCATTGATTGAGAGTGAAAGTCTATTAGAAGCTGTGAAACAATTAAAAGTAGGTGCAGCAGGTCTTGATGTATATGAGGAAGAAGCCGATTTATTTTTTGAGGATTTTTCAAGTAGTATCATACAAGATGATACGTTAGCAAGATTAATCTCAATGCCTAATATTTTAGTAACATCACATCAAGCATTTTTAACTGCAGAAGCACTAAGTAATATTGCAGAAACGACTCTTCATAACTTAAGAGATTATTTTGATAACAAGCCACTGCCGAATGAAATATGTTATAATTGCATTAAGGCTACAACCTGTAAGAAAGATCATAAAGAACGTTGCTTTTAA
- a CDS encoding rhamnogalacturonan acetylesterase, translating into MFYREYVFGELYKTDSNIAISSDCLYSLENGFGFVTEQNRNEIEELKIAELNSAFEPWYWLVGEKLTSIEQRTNGCMIVMNESLPLIFKSNVPQAGNYEVTVTIDTADKELYDVMIFSQRRRLMVRIPYLSANTVFEQTFTVNVCDIIPRGKEIVFKDSSIDIAILASTPIVSKISIRELKCKTIYIAGDSTVTDQGAAYPYDPGCCYSGWAQMFPAFLMNGIAVSNHAHSGLTTESFVKEGHYDIVKKYIQPGDYFIMQFGHNDQKLTHLDAFGGYKERLCNYVIEMRGFGAIPIIVTPLARNTWKSDGSYNDLLKDFAEVCIEIGKEMNVAVIDLHQMSMDFVLKEGLERAKRYYFPKDYTHSNDYGAYQMARYVARACKQENIPDLSYYINELEDEFLPPDSITLPIPPKDFKGELSESVFTSEVERADEYITRAEALDFIIKVVRFVPTNVYNDHYPDVLGHEWYAGVVEVSIQNNLLDDYLVKDNLFHPNNFVTWEELISYCIKGYCCRKVLTNVPDYEIPSDVSPYAIPYVKKAIHLSIIPHEFQAKKYITRGEAVTVLKQLELVL; encoded by the coding sequence ATGTTTTATAGAGAATATGTATTTGGTGAATTATATAAAACGGATTCCAATATAGCTATTTCATCGGATTGTTTATATAGTTTAGAGAATGGATTTGGATTTGTCACAGAACAAAATAGGAATGAAATAGAAGAATTAAAAATAGCGGAATTGAATTCTGCATTTGAACCATGGTACTGGTTAGTAGGTGAAAAACTAACGAGCATAGAGCAGAGAACAAATGGCTGTATGATAGTTATGAACGAATCCCTTCCATTAATTTTTAAAAGCAATGTTCCACAGGCAGGTAATTATGAAGTTACGGTAACGATTGATACAGCGGATAAGGAGCTTTACGATGTCATGATTTTTAGTCAAAGAAGACGATTGATGGTACGTATTCCTTATCTTAGTGCTAATACTGTATTTGAACAAACATTTACTGTGAATGTTTGTGACATCATTCCACGTGGCAAAGAAATAGTGTTTAAAGATTCGTCCATTGATATTGCAATTTTAGCATCTACACCTATTGTATCTAAGATTTCAATTCGTGAATTAAAATGTAAAACAATCTATATTGCAGGGGATTCCACCGTAACTGATCAAGGTGCAGCGTATCCATATGATCCTGGTTGCTGTTACTCAGGATGGGCTCAAATGTTCCCAGCCTTTCTTATGAATGGAATAGCAGTATCGAACCATGCACATTCTGGACTTACTACTGAGTCATTTGTAAAAGAGGGGCATTACGATATCGTTAAAAAGTACATACAGCCAGGAGATTATTTTATCATGCAATTTGGGCATAACGATCAAAAGCTTACACATTTAGATGCATTTGGTGGCTATAAAGAACGTTTATGCAATTACGTGATTGAAATGAGAGGATTTGGCGCTATTCCAATAATAGTGACACCACTAGCAAGAAATACATGGAAATCAGATGGAAGTTACAATGATTTATTAAAGGATTTTGCAGAAGTGTGCATAGAAATTGGGAAAGAGATGAATGTAGCGGTTATAGACTTGCATCAAATGAGTATGGATTTTGTTTTAAAAGAAGGTTTGGAAAGAGCAAAACGATATTATTTTCCAAAAGATTATACCCATAGTAATGATTATGGTGCATACCAAATGGCTAGATATGTAGCAAGAGCATGCAAACAGGAAAATATCCCAGATTTGTCTTATTATATAAATGAATTAGAAGATGAATTCTTACCTCCAGATTCCATTACCTTGCCTATTCCACCAAAAGATTTTAAAGGTGAGTTATCAGAGAGTGTATTTACAAGTGAAGTTGAGCGGGCGGATGAATATATAACCAGAGCCGAGGCATTGGATTTTATTATCAAAGTAGTTCGTTTTGTACCAACAAATGTTTATAATGATCATTATCCTGATGTCTTAGGGCATGAATGGTATGCTGGGGTGGTAGAAGTATCGATACAAAATAATCTTTTAGATGATTATTTGGTGAAAGATAATTTGTTTCATCCAAATAACTTTGTAACGTGGGAAGAGCTAATATCCTATTGTATCAAAGGCTACTGCTGTAGAAAAGTTCTTACCAATGTGCCTGACTATGAGATTCCATCCGATGTAAGCCCTTATGCTATACCTTATGTGAAGAAAGCGATACATCTTTCAATCATTCCACATGAGTTCCAAGCTAAAAAATATATAACAAGGGGAGAGGCTGTTACTGTGTTAAAGCAGCTAGAATTAGTTTTATAA
- a CDS encoding sensor histidine kinase — protein MKHSIRLKITLLLTASIVLTIFASWMINKSFLTLYYQYSKVKALDETYTELNNIFNNIDENGSLSESDAIRIGQLGFKNNLIMWIYTGSPDPITNGSKTDVKRIEKSMLAYFGGFSNYEGINVLDHIKVKEGAYDIYKQYDMLMDSNSIDLLGKLDSGYIVFFRTNFQNLQDNVAISNKFLSYVGIFVTILGTAAMFIISRRFTRPILELSEIAKKMSDLDFDVKYEVKTQDEIGLLGTSINTLSERLEQTISELKSANNELQSDIDNKIQIDEMRKDFLSNVTHELKTPIALIQGYAEGLKENISDDQESRDFYCEVIIDEAMKMNNMVKKLLSLNQIEFGNNQVEFERFDIVALIQSVLNSTDILIKQKNITVIFDEKEPVYVWADEYMIEEVVTNYISNAIHHVSGANIIEVKLIRINDLVRIAVYNTGANIPEEDLDKIWIKFYKVDKARTREYGGSGIGLSIVKAIMTSHNRECGVVNHQSGVEFWFELDAKS, from the coding sequence ATGAAGCATTCCATACGATTAAAAATTACACTGTTATTAACTGCGTCTATTGTTTTAACGATATTTGCAAGTTGGATGATTAATAAGTCATTTTTAACCCTTTATTATCAATATAGTAAAGTTAAGGCGCTTGATGAGACATATACTGAATTAAATAACATTTTTAATAATATAGATGAAAATGGTTCATTGTCAGAATCAGATGCTATCCGAATAGGGCAATTAGGTTTTAAAAACAATCTAATTATGTGGATTTATACTGGAAGTCCAGATCCAATTACCAATGGCTCTAAAACTGATGTGAAGCGGATAGAAAAGTCAATGTTAGCTTATTTTGGTGGCTTTTCGAATTACGAAGGAATCAATGTTTTAGATCATATTAAGGTTAAAGAAGGAGCATATGATATATATAAACAGTATGATATGCTTATGGATTCCAATTCGATAGATCTCTTAGGCAAATTAGATAGTGGCTACATTGTATTCTTCCGTACTAACTTTCAAAATTTACAAGATAACGTTGCTATTTCAAATAAATTCTTATCATATGTCGGTATTTTTGTAACAATACTGGGAACAGCTGCAATGTTTATTATTAGCCGTAGATTTACAAGGCCTATTCTTGAGTTGTCTGAGATTGCTAAGAAAATGTCAGATTTAGATTTTGATGTAAAATACGAAGTTAAAACACAAGATGAGATAGGGTTACTTGGAACAAGCATTAATACACTATCTGAACGTTTAGAACAGACAATTTCGGAGCTAAAGAGTGCAAATAATGAACTGCAATCTGATATTGATAACAAAATACAAATTGATGAGATGCGAAAAGATTTTCTATCCAATGTTACTCATGAATTAAAAACTCCAATTGCGTTGATTCAAGGATATGCAGAAGGTTTAAAAGAAAATATTTCAGATGATCAAGAGAGTAGAGATTTTTACTGTGAAGTCATTATTGATGAAGCAATGAAAATGAACAACATGGTGAAAAAGTTATTATCACTTAATCAAATTGAGTTTGGTAATAATCAGGTGGAATTTGAGCGATTTGATATTGTGGCGTTAATACAATCTGTCTTAAACTCAACTGATATTTTAATAAAACAAAAGAATATTACAGTCATCTTTGATGAGAAAGAACCAGTTTATGTTTGGGCAGATGAGTACATGATTGAGGAAGTTGTTACTAACTATATAAGCAATGCAATACATCATGTTAGTGGAGCGAACATAATTGAAGTAAAATTAATTCGTATCAATGATTTGGTTCGTATCGCAGTTTATAACACGGGAGCTAATATTCCAGAAGAAGATCTTGATAAAATTTGGATTAAGTTCTATAAAGTTGATAAAGCGAGAACAAGAGAATATGGTGGAAGTGGTATTGGACTTTCTATAGTTAAGGCAATTATGACTT
- a CDS encoding peptidylprolyl isomerase: protein MRKTVKLGITLAMVALLSIGCKGTDNKDVNPNPTTTVTDETNTDNNGGETLKEEPTLSEEAKKLTQFADLKKGDTVAEIVIKDYGTITIKLFPKYAPKAVENFTTLAKEGKYDGVSFHRIIDNFMIQGGDPTGTGRGGSSIWDEPFEDEFTDKLQPFRGALCMANSGADTNGSQFFIVDADAASVQEMKTLIDERYKDELSFKDYFKEAYGVSLSEEQINNYLTYGGTPWLYEKHTVFGQVMDGFSVLDKVASIPVDSETKAPLTQVIMETVKIYEYTGK, encoded by the coding sequence ATGAGAAAAACGGTTAAATTGGGAATTACATTAGCTATGGTTGCTTTATTATCCATTGGTTGCAAGGGGACTGATAATAAGGATGTAAATCCAAATCCTACCACAACAGTTACTGATGAAACGAATACTGATAATAATGGAGGAGAAACATTAAAAGAAGAACCAACATTATCAGAGGAAGCAAAGAAATTAACTCAATTTGCTGATTTGAAAAAGGGTGATACAGTCGCTGAAATCGTAATTAAAGACTATGGAACTATTACAATAAAATTATTTCCTAAATATGCTCCTAAGGCAGTTGAAAACTTTACGACTTTAGCAAAAGAAGGAAAATATGATGGCGTAAGCTTTCATCGAATTATAGATAACTTCATGATTCAAGGTGGTGACCCAACTGGAACTGGACGAGGCGGCAGCAGTATCTGGGATGAGCCGTTTGAAGATGAATTTACGGATAAATTACAACCTTTCCGTGGAGCTTTGTGTATGGCTAATTCAGGTGCAGACACAAACGGAAGTCAGTTTTTTATAGTAGATGCCGACGCAGCATCCGTGCAAGAGATGAAGACATTAATTGATGAGCGTTATAAGGATGAACTTAGTTTCAAGGATTATTTTAAAGAAGCATATGGTGTTTCTTTAAGTGAAGAGCAAATAAACAATTATTTAACATATGGTGGAACTCCATGGTTATATGAAAAACATACTGTATTTGGACAAGTTATGGATGGCTTTTCAGTGTTAGATAAGGTGGCAAGTATCCCGGTGGATAGTGAAACGAAAGCCCCTTTGACTCAAGTTATTATGGAAACAGTAAAAATATATGAATATACAGGAAAGTAG